A region from the Kribbella shirazensis genome encodes:
- a CDS encoding vitamin B12-dependent ribonucleotide reductase, whose amino-acid sequence MTETVTGHSGSTKRSAAGFRGRKNAPTGLTIERVFSTEGVHPYDEVTWERRDVVQQNWKTGETVFEQRGVEFPDFWSVNASTIVTTKYFRGAVGHDNREWSLKQLLDRVVKTYRKAGEEHGYFATPADAEVFEHEVTWMLLHQYFSFNSPVWFNVGTSSPQQVSACFILAVDDSMDSILNWYKEEGLIFKGGSGAGLNLSRIRSSKELLQSSGGTASGPVSFMRGADASAGTIKSGGATRRAAKMVVLDVDHPDIEEFVETKMREEEKIRVLRDAGFDMDLGGRDITSVQYQNANNSVRVSDEFMRAVDEKGEFGLRARLDNSVIETVDARELFDKIAQAAWACADPGLQYDDTINDWHTTPETGRITASNPCSEYMHLDNSSCNLASLNLMKFLRDDDLFDSEKFVKAVELIITAMDISICFADFPTEAIGETTRAYRQLGIGYANLGALLMATGHAYDSDGGRALAGAITSLMTGTSYKRSAELAGIVGAYDGFERNKAAHTRVMRKHAAANDAIRTMHEIDKDVQKHATAAWDGVLKIGAKNGWRNAQASVLAPTGTIGFMMDCDTTGIEPDFSLVKFKKLVGGGSMQIVNQTVPRALRQYNYTEETIEAIIEYIAENGHVVDAPGLKPEHYEIFDTAMGERAIKPMGHVRMMAAAQPFLSGAISKTVNLPETATVEEIADVYFQGWKLGLKALAVYRDNCKVGQPLADAKAKKAVAAEAAVAEKIVEKVIEYRPTRKRLPKSRPSRTTSFTVGGAEGYMTAGSYPDDGLGEVFLKMGKQGSTLAGVMDAFSIAISIALQHGVPLETYVQKFTNLKFEPAGLTDDPDVRMAQSIMDYIFRRLALDYLPFDERAALGIYSAEERSRQLDTGSYEPAPVEVSEAESLKTVEPAADADAPAKPAEAAAAKPVKGEAHTTAEMLELITGTSVDAPLCFTCGTKMRPSGSCYVCEGCGSTSGCS is encoded by the coding sequence ATGACAGAGACGGTGACCGGCCACTCGGGGTCGACCAAGAGGTCGGCGGCCGGGTTCCGCGGGCGGAAGAACGCGCCCACGGGACTCACCATCGAGCGCGTCTTCAGCACCGAGGGCGTCCACCCGTACGACGAGGTGACGTGGGAGCGTCGCGACGTCGTACAGCAGAACTGGAAGACGGGTGAGACCGTCTTCGAGCAGCGAGGGGTGGAGTTCCCTGACTTCTGGAGCGTGAACGCCTCGACCATCGTCACCACGAAGTACTTCCGCGGCGCGGTCGGCCACGACAACCGCGAGTGGAGCCTCAAGCAGCTGCTCGACCGGGTCGTGAAGACCTACCGCAAGGCCGGCGAGGAGCACGGGTACTTCGCCACGCCGGCCGACGCCGAGGTGTTCGAGCACGAGGTCACCTGGATGCTCCTGCACCAGTACTTCAGCTTCAACTCGCCGGTCTGGTTCAACGTCGGTACGTCCTCGCCGCAGCAGGTGTCGGCCTGCTTCATCCTCGCCGTGGACGACTCGATGGACTCGATCCTGAACTGGTACAAGGAAGAGGGCCTGATCTTCAAGGGCGGCTCGGGCGCCGGCCTGAACCTGTCCCGGATCCGCTCGTCGAAGGAGCTGCTGCAGTCCAGCGGCGGCACGGCCTCCGGCCCGGTCTCGTTCATGCGCGGCGCGGACGCGTCCGCCGGCACGATCAAGTCCGGCGGCGCCACCCGGCGCGCGGCGAAGATGGTCGTGCTCGACGTCGACCACCCCGACATCGAGGAGTTCGTCGAGACCAAGATGCGCGAGGAGGAGAAGATCCGCGTCCTGCGCGACGCGGGCTTCGACATGGACCTCGGCGGCCGCGACATCACCTCCGTGCAGTACCAGAACGCGAACAACTCGGTCCGGGTCTCGGACGAGTTCATGCGCGCGGTCGACGAGAAGGGCGAGTTCGGGCTGCGTGCGCGGCTGGACAACTCGGTCATCGAGACCGTCGACGCCCGCGAGCTGTTCGACAAGATCGCCCAGGCGGCGTGGGCCTGCGCCGACCCCGGCCTGCAGTACGACGACACGATCAACGACTGGCACACCACGCCGGAGACCGGGCGGATCACCGCGTCCAACCCGTGCTCGGAGTACATGCACCTGGACAACTCGTCCTGCAACCTGGCCTCGCTGAACCTGATGAAGTTCCTCCGCGACGACGACCTGTTCGACTCGGAGAAGTTCGTCAAGGCCGTCGAGCTGATCATCACCGCGATGGACATCTCGATCTGCTTCGCGGACTTCCCGACCGAGGCGATCGGCGAGACCACCCGCGCGTACCGGCAGCTCGGTATCGGCTACGCGAACCTCGGTGCCTTGCTGATGGCAACGGGTCACGCGTACGACTCCGACGGCGGTCGCGCACTGGCGGGCGCTATCACGTCGCTGATGACCGGTACGTCGTACAAGCGCTCCGCCGAGCTGGCCGGCATCGTCGGCGCGTACGACGGCTTCGAGCGGAACAAGGCCGCGCACACCCGGGTGATGCGCAAGCACGCCGCGGCCAACGACGCGATCCGGACCATGCACGAGATCGACAAGGACGTCCAGAAGCACGCCACCGCGGCGTGGGACGGCGTACTGAAGATCGGCGCCAAGAACGGCTGGCGGAACGCGCAGGCCTCGGTGCTCGCGCCGACCGGCACCATCGGCTTCATGATGGACTGCGACACCACCGGCATCGAGCCGGACTTCTCGCTGGTCAAGTTCAAGAAGCTGGTCGGCGGCGGCTCGATGCAGATCGTCAACCAGACGGTCCCGCGGGCGCTGCGGCAGTACAACTACACCGAGGAGACCATCGAGGCGATCATCGAGTACATCGCCGAGAACGGTCACGTCGTCGACGCCCCGGGCCTGAAGCCGGAGCACTACGAGATCTTCGACACCGCGATGGGTGAGCGGGCCATCAAGCCGATGGGCCACGTCCGGATGATGGCGGCGGCGCAGCCGTTCCTGTCCGGTGCGATCTCCAAGACGGTGAACCTGCCGGAGACCGCGACGGTCGAGGAGATCGCCGACGTCTACTTCCAGGGCTGGAAGCTCGGCCTGAAGGCGCTCGCGGTGTACCGCGACAACTGCAAGGTCGGCCAGCCGCTGGCGGACGCGAAGGCGAAGAAGGCGGTTGCCGCCGAGGCCGCCGTCGCGGAGAAGATCGTCGAGAAGGTCATCGAGTACCGGCCGACCCGCAAGCGTCTGCCGAAGTCGCGGCCGTCGCGGACCACGTCGTTCACCGTCGGCGGCGCCGAGGGTTACATGACCGCCGGCTCCTACCCGGACGACGGTCTGGGCGAGGTCTTCCTGAAGATGGGCAAGCAGGGTTCGACCCTGGCCGGTGTGATGGACGCGTTCTCGATCGCGATCTCGATCGCCCTGCAGCACGGCGTACCGCTGGAGACCTACGTCCAGAAGTTCACCAACCTGAAGTTCGAGCCGGCCGGTCTGACCGACGACCCGGACGTCCGGATGGCGCAGTCGATCATGGACTACATCTTCCGCCGCCTGGCCCTGGACTACCTGCCGTTCGACGAGCGGGCCGCCCTGGGCATCTACTCGGCGGAGGAGCGGTCCCGGCAGCTCGACACCGGTTCCTACGAGCCGGCTCCGGTCGAGGTCTCCGAGGCCGAGTCGCTGAAGACGGTCGAGCCGGCCGCCGACGCGGATGCCCCCGCGAAGCCGGCGGAAGCGGCGGCCGCCAAGCCGGTCAAGGGCGAGGCGCACACCACCGCCGAGATGCTGGAGCTCATCACCGGTACCTCGGTCGACGCCCCGCTCTGCTTCACCTGCGGCACCAAGATGCGTCCGAGCGGTTCCTGCTACGTCTGCGAAGGCTGCGGCAGCACCTCCGGCTGCAGCTGA
- a CDS encoding LuxR C-terminal-related transcriptional regulator has translation MEEVGGLLAAGEKALGDGDWATALAAFGSDGVCETAEGLSGLGNAQWWLGDVRAAFTSWERAYALYRRTNPAEAVFLALGLSMLYDANFGDRAAAQGWAARAVRVAAEVGDPVVGAWASLARAGAAEDVSAAAALAEAAYEVGADAGDRDLELCALSLWGAALIDLGQIIEGTALLDEALAGALGGEGARPDTVVLASCLLMRSCVRGADYLRVVQWVRSLDAFIARYGCPYLHSSCRASYGAVLVSTGDWPRAEAELTAAMELARDSLPAVRAEAAAFLAELRLAQGRVGEARQLLDGFEDRSVVQPVLAAVYLAEGEVATAVSLARRRLDDSLPLEEARLHELLGSACLVSGDVVGAVGEAEQLSDLGTTTDSGLIAARAARLCGRTLLAQGECQAAAARLAAAQTWFGLLEMPFEVARTRMQLAQAMATYDPAPAVAEARVALAVFEDLGAAADADAAAAWLRAAGATAARVGPRGLGLLTRRERDVLAALAVGLPNPEIAARLYISRRTVEHHVASILSKLGVRNRTEAAAYLTRVHE, from the coding sequence GTGGAGGAGGTCGGCGGTCTCCTTGCGGCGGGAGAGAAGGCGCTCGGTGACGGGGACTGGGCGACGGCGCTCGCGGCATTCGGGTCCGACGGGGTCTGTGAGACCGCCGAGGGCCTCTCCGGCCTGGGGAACGCCCAGTGGTGGCTCGGTGACGTCAGGGCCGCGTTCACGAGCTGGGAACGTGCCTACGCGCTGTACCGCCGTACCAACCCTGCCGAGGCTGTCTTCCTGGCTCTCGGGCTGAGCATGCTGTACGACGCCAACTTCGGCGACCGTGCCGCGGCGCAGGGCTGGGCTGCGCGGGCGGTCCGGGTAGCGGCCGAGGTTGGCGATCCCGTCGTGGGGGCGTGGGCCTCGCTGGCACGGGCGGGCGCGGCGGAAGACGTCTCGGCGGCTGCGGCTTTGGCTGAGGCGGCGTACGAGGTCGGCGCCGACGCTGGCGACCGTGATCTCGAGCTCTGCGCGCTGAGCCTGTGGGGAGCAGCGCTGATCGACCTCGGTCAGATCATCGAGGGCACGGCGCTGCTGGACGAGGCGCTGGCCGGCGCGCTGGGCGGTGAGGGTGCCCGGCCGGACACAGTCGTTCTTGCGAGTTGCCTGCTGATGCGTTCGTGCGTTCGCGGTGCCGACTACCTGCGGGTCGTGCAGTGGGTCCGGTCGCTCGACGCGTTCATCGCCCGCTACGGCTGTCCGTACCTCCACTCCTCGTGCCGGGCGTCGTACGGCGCTGTGCTTGTCTCCACCGGCGACTGGCCGCGTGCGGAGGCTGAGCTGACTGCTGCGATGGAGTTGGCCCGCGATTCGCTGCCGGCGGTCCGGGCGGAGGCTGCCGCGTTCCTTGCTGAGCTCCGGCTGGCACAGGGCCGCGTCGGCGAGGCACGGCAGTTGCTGGACGGATTCGAGGACCGCAGCGTCGTACAGCCGGTCCTCGCCGCGGTCTACCTGGCTGAGGGGGAGGTGGCGACGGCGGTCTCGCTGGCACGACGCCGACTCGACGACAGCCTGCCGCTGGAGGAGGCCCGACTGCATGAACTGCTCGGCTCGGCCTGTCTGGTGTCGGGCGATGTGGTGGGTGCGGTTGGCGAGGCGGAGCAGCTGTCTGACCTGGGTACGACGACCGACAGCGGACTGATCGCGGCACGGGCCGCCCGGTTGTGCGGGCGGACGTTGCTGGCGCAGGGGGAGTGTCAGGCGGCTGCGGCACGGCTGGCGGCGGCGCAGACCTGGTTCGGTCTGTTGGAGATGCCGTTCGAGGTTGCGCGGACCCGGATGCAGCTGGCGCAGGCGATGGCGACGTACGACCCTGCTCCTGCGGTTGCCGAGGCACGGGTTGCTCTCGCGGTGTTCGAGGACCTGGGGGCCGCCGCTGATGCCGACGCCGCGGCTGCCTGGTTGCGGGCTGCCGGAGCGACGGCTGCTCGTGTGGGGCCTCGTGGCCTGGGACTGCTGACCAGGCGGGAGCGTGACGTCCTCGCCGCACTGGCCGTGGGGCTGCCGAATCCGGAGATCGCGGCCCGGCTGTACATCAGTCGCCGTACGGTCGAGCACCACGTAGCCAGCATCTTGTCGAAGCTCGGCGTACGGAACCGCACCGAGGCGGCCGCCTACCTCACCCGGGTCCACGAATAG
- a CDS encoding class I SAM-dependent methyltransferase: MSETTLDTTRLEAFGQQMGDVLNHGTLALLMNIGHQVGLYDALAELPPATSHEIAGAAGLQERYVREWLGAMTVARIVEYDARDRTYWLPREHAAFLTRAAGPQNVAATTQFVSMLAEVESSVVECFRRGGGVPYSEYAEFHRVMAENSGAVFDTALIDAILPLVPGLPSRLSAGVDVADVGCGSGHAVNLIAAAYPRSRCVGYDFSAGGIAAGQAEAAALGLANTEFFVRDAADLGEHERFDLVTAFDAIHDQAHPAQVLAAVWESLRPGGVFLMVDIQASSDLEDNLEHPFATFLYGLSTMHCMPVSLSLDGDGLGTVWGEQKACQMLTDAGFSSVETTHVEADAFNTYYICRKG, from the coding sequence ATGAGCGAGACAACGCTGGACACCACGAGGCTCGAGGCCTTCGGGCAGCAGATGGGCGACGTCCTGAACCACGGCACGCTCGCGTTGCTGATGAACATCGGCCACCAGGTCGGACTGTACGACGCCCTCGCGGAGCTGCCGCCGGCCACCAGCCACGAGATCGCCGGCGCGGCCGGGCTGCAGGAGCGGTACGTCCGCGAATGGCTCGGCGCGATGACCGTCGCCCGGATCGTGGAGTACGACGCTCGCGACCGGACGTACTGGCTGCCGCGCGAGCACGCCGCGTTCCTGACCCGCGCGGCCGGTCCGCAGAACGTTGCTGCCACAACCCAGTTCGTCTCGATGCTTGCGGAGGTCGAGTCCTCGGTGGTGGAGTGCTTCCGGCGAGGGGGCGGGGTGCCGTACTCGGAGTACGCCGAGTTCCACCGGGTGATGGCCGAGAACAGCGGCGCGGTCTTCGATACGGCGCTGATCGACGCGATCCTGCCGCTGGTGCCCGGGTTGCCGTCGCGGCTGTCCGCGGGGGTCGACGTGGCCGACGTCGGGTGTGGCAGTGGACATGCGGTCAACCTGATCGCGGCGGCCTACCCACGGAGCCGCTGCGTGGGATACGACTTCTCCGCCGGAGGGATCGCCGCGGGGCAGGCCGAGGCTGCGGCGCTCGGGCTGGCCAACACGGAGTTCTTCGTCCGGGACGCCGCCGATCTGGGGGAGCACGAGCGGTTCGACCTGGTCACCGCCTTCGACGCGATCCACGACCAGGCGCATCCCGCGCAGGTGCTGGCCGCTGTCTGGGAGTCGCTGCGGCCGGGCGGCGTGTTCCTGATGGTCGATATCCAGGCCTCCAGCGACCTCGAGGACAACCTGGAGCATCCGTTCGCGACCTTCCTGTACGGCCTCTCGACCATGCATTGCATGCCCGTCTCGCTGTCCCTCGACGGCGACGGCCTCGGCACCGTCTGGGGTGAACAGAAGGCTTGCCAGATGCTGACCGACGCCGGCTTCAGCTCAGTCGAGACGACCCACGTGGAGGCCGACGCGTTCAACACGTACTACATCTGCCGCAAGGGTTGA
- a CDS encoding aldo/keto reductase — protein sequence MSQVPTVTLSHGSAMPRAGLGTSPMNDADAERAVRTALELGYRLIDTAENYRNEVGVGRALKDAPRDEVFVTSKFNKRWHSVEGARQAFEASAERLGVEYLDLLLIHWPNPEQDRYVEAWQGLIALRDAGLVRAIGTSNFKPAHLQRLIDETGVAPEVNQVQLSPVWAKSAEREFHQRHGIVTEAWSPLGKGTNLLDHPVVREIAEAHERAPGQVVLRWETQQGVVPIPKSANRERLQQNLAVFDFDLTDAELAALTTLDGTARPAADSDRSGH from the coding sequence ATGAGTCAGGTCCCGACGGTCACGTTGAGTCACGGATCCGCGATGCCGCGGGCCGGGCTCGGGACGTCGCCGATGAACGACGCGGACGCGGAGCGGGCGGTGCGTACGGCGCTCGAGCTCGGCTATCGCCTGATCGACACGGCGGAGAACTACCGGAACGAGGTCGGCGTCGGCCGGGCGCTCAAGGACGCGCCGCGCGACGAGGTGTTCGTGACGTCCAAGTTCAACAAGCGATGGCACAGCGTCGAGGGCGCACGCCAGGCGTTCGAGGCGAGCGCGGAGCGGCTCGGCGTCGAGTACCTGGACCTCCTGCTCATCCACTGGCCGAATCCCGAGCAGGACCGGTACGTCGAAGCGTGGCAAGGACTGATCGCGCTCCGCGACGCCGGCCTGGTGCGCGCGATCGGTACGTCGAACTTCAAGCCGGCGCACCTCCAACGGCTGATCGACGAGACCGGTGTGGCGCCGGAGGTGAACCAGGTGCAGCTCAGCCCGGTGTGGGCGAAGTCGGCCGAACGCGAGTTCCACCAGCGGCACGGGATCGTCACCGAGGCGTGGAGTCCGCTGGGGAAGGGCACTAACCTGCTGGACCACCCGGTGGTGCGGGAGATCGCCGAGGCACACGAACGCGCGCCGGGACAGGTCGTGTTGCGGTGGGAGACGCAGCAAGGCGTCGTACCGATTCCCAAGTCGGCGAACCGCGAGCGCCTCCAGCAGAACCTGGCGGTCTTCGACTTCGACCTCACCGATGCGGAGCTGGCAGCGTTGACCACGCTCGACGGTACGGCGAGGCCGGCAGCCGACTCGGACCGCTCAGGCCACTGA
- a CDS encoding XRE family transcriptional regulator, producing the protein MTVIEEWTGRHAHALRTALRLTNEAFAEQLGISPRTLTKWKEKPELVPGPFLQNALDTYLNQAPPDAKVRFAANLGLDQRRVPIDSTVLTQLNSALGDLARALARLQAENPERSPSP; encoded by the coding sequence ATGACAGTCATCGAGGAATGGACCGGCCGGCACGCGCACGCCTTGCGTACGGCGCTGCGCCTGACGAACGAGGCCTTCGCCGAGCAGCTCGGCATCTCGCCGCGCACGCTCACGAAGTGGAAAGAGAAACCGGAGCTGGTTCCCGGCCCCTTTCTCCAGAACGCTCTGGACACCTACCTGAACCAGGCGCCGCCCGACGCCAAGGTCCGGTTCGCGGCGAATCTCGGTCTCGACCAGCGCCGGGTGCCCATCGACAGCACCGTCCTGACCCAGCTCAACTCGGCGCTCGGCGACCTCGCCCGCGCCCTGGCACGGCTGCAGGCCGAGAATCCGGAGCGATCACCCTCGCCTTGA
- a CDS encoding KTSC domain-containing protein, protein MRRRPVNSSSVRSVGWSDGTLELEYLNGYVYQYLDVPQPTYAALLAAPSIGAYVNKHIKPYYEFRER, encoded by the coding sequence ATGAGGCGACGCCCGGTGAACTCGTCGAGCGTGCGATCGGTCGGATGGTCCGACGGAACGCTGGAGCTCGAGTACCTGAACGGCTACGTCTACCAGTACCTCGACGTGCCGCAACCGACGTACGCGGCCCTCCTGGCCGCTCCGAGCATCGGCGCCTACGTCAACAAGCACATCAAGCCGTACTACGAGTTCCGCGAACGCTGA
- a CDS encoding serine hydrolase domain-containing protein — protein sequence MLGERIAADLDEFEVPGASWVVFGDGAVTETGTAGVVEAGSTEPVTPETLFQAASISKPIAVLAMLRLVDRGLLDLDEDVNRKLRSWQVPPTGRWQPAVTLRQLASHSAGLTVSGFPGYPRDAVLPTTVQILDGVRPATNIGVRVDLVPGIQFRYSGGGTTVIQQLLEDVTRTPFRELMQELVLQPLGMSDSDYAQPLPAELHGRAARGHDDAGRPLAGMWDVYPQLAAAGLWTTPTDLAKFAIGVQHAYADGGLLSVELAREMLTPQIAATSRIGGLNHLGLGLFLDESGVRYGHSGGNAGFCCHLLAYRDTRQGAVVMTNGDSGMWVVLRAFAAVASTYGWKGYPQELEQPDLPVDATLNELAGRYRLAGGPPFVVRPRGRGLEARFGGQAPLVFQALSATRFAAAGVDAQLEVRDGGLVLQQAGTQVECVRE from the coding sequence ATGCTGGGTGAGCGGATCGCGGCCGACCTCGACGAGTTCGAGGTGCCTGGCGCCAGCTGGGTCGTGTTCGGCGACGGCGCCGTCACGGAGACCGGGACGGCGGGCGTCGTCGAGGCCGGCAGCACCGAGCCCGTCACGCCGGAAACGCTGTTCCAGGCAGCTTCGATCAGCAAACCGATCGCCGTACTCGCGATGCTCAGGCTGGTCGACCGTGGCCTGCTCGACCTCGACGAAGACGTCAATCGCAAGCTGAGGTCCTGGCAGGTCCCACCAACCGGCCGATGGCAGCCCGCGGTGACACTTCGCCAGCTCGCGAGCCACAGCGCCGGCCTGACCGTTTCCGGATTCCCGGGGTACCCCCGTGACGCAGTACTGCCGACGACGGTCCAGATCCTCGACGGTGTGCGACCAGCCACGAACATCGGCGTACGCGTAGACCTCGTGCCGGGAATCCAGTTCCGGTACTCCGGTGGCGGGACAACAGTGATCCAGCAACTGCTGGAAGACGTCACGCGTACGCCGTTCCGCGAACTGATGCAGGAGCTGGTGCTGCAACCGTTGGGAATGTCCGACAGCGACTATGCACAGCCCTTGCCGGCGGAACTGCACGGGAGAGCGGCCAGAGGTCATGATGACGCCGGTCGTCCACTGGCAGGGATGTGGGACGTCTACCCGCAGCTGGCTGCGGCCGGGTTGTGGACGACGCCAACGGATCTTGCGAAGTTCGCCATCGGGGTGCAGCACGCGTACGCCGACGGTGGACTGCTGTCAGTCGAGCTGGCGAGGGAGATGCTCACTCCGCAGATCGCCGCCACGTCACGAATCGGCGGGCTGAATCACTTGGGACTTGGACTATTTCTGGACGAGTCAGGCGTGCGTTACGGGCACAGCGGCGGCAACGCCGGCTTTTGCTGCCATCTGCTGGCATACCGCGACACGCGACAGGGCGCCGTGGTGATGACCAACGGAGATTCCGGCATGTGGGTCGTACTGCGTGCCTTCGCAGCCGTCGCGTCTACGTACGGGTGGAAGGGGTACCCGCAGGAACTGGAGCAACCCGATCTGCCGGTGGACGCCACGCTGAACGAGTTGGCAGGGCGCTATCGGCTGGCCGGCGGTCCGCCCTTCGTGGTGAGGCCGCGGGGAAGAGGGCTCGAGGCACGGTTCGGTGGGCAGGCGCCGCTGGTCTTCCAGGCGTTGTCGGCCACGCGGTTCGCTGCAGCAGGAGTTGACGCGCAGTTGGAGGTTCGCGACGGCGGACTGGTGCTCCAACAGGCCGGCACACAGGTCGAGTGTGTCCGGGAATAG
- a CDS encoding GNAT family N-acetyltransferase, whose amino-acid sequence MSIVSSPTVRFVEMTGGAMSALLADDRSAAEAELGFSLGDEFLSDRAKWLWQYRLDQLKRDPGAFGWLVKLAVVDGIVVGYAGFHGPPDDDGMVEVGYTVDPPYRRRGYARAILTALLERAAAEPDVRTVRATISPTNEASLATIAGFGFVQNGEQWDEEDGLELIFERPSR is encoded by the coding sequence ATGTCAATTGTTTCCTCGCCGACCGTTCGGTTTGTCGAGATGACCGGTGGCGCGATGAGCGCTTTGCTGGCTGATGATCGGTCGGCTGCAGAGGCTGAGCTTGGGTTCTCGCTCGGCGACGAGTTTCTGTCGGACAGGGCCAAGTGGCTCTGGCAGTACCGTCTTGATCAGTTGAAGCGGGATCCCGGTGCCTTCGGGTGGCTGGTGAAGCTCGCTGTGGTCGACGGGATTGTGGTCGGGTATGCCGGATTCCACGGTCCGCCGGACGATGACGGCATGGTGGAGGTCGGCTACACCGTCGATCCGCCGTACCGGCGACGGGGGTACGCCAGGGCGATCCTGACCGCGCTTCTGGAGCGTGCCGCGGCTGAACCCGACGTACGGACCGTCCGAGCCACGATCAGCCCGACCAACGAGGCGTCGCTGGCCACCATCGCTGGCTTCGGGTTCGTTCAGAACGGTGAACAGTGGGATGAGGAGGACGGCCTGGAACTCATCTTCGAACGGCCCAGCCGCTGA